In Oncorhynchus keta strain PuntledgeMale-10-30-2019 chromosome 19, Oket_V2, whole genome shotgun sequence, a single genomic region encodes these proteins:
- the LOC127909356 gene encoding uncharacterized protein LOC127909356 isoform X7, translating into MVDREATIVVAGDVVVVVVVSTEGVKVVGAAVAGTAGDVVGAVVVVVVGAEDVVVVEGAADVALLGTAYVVGAAVAVVLGSAVIAVVGVGSVRECSGDEVVIGAAVVLVRAAVVIIEADAVVNVEATVVVTGAAVVTVVVSTAGVVVAGATIVGTAGIAVGAVEVVVVGAKVVVVEDGAAVVVVVRISVGVVGDAAVVIIDSGVVVVVGAAVVLVRAAVAVMVGSAIVALVGVGSVRAGSGDVVVVGAAVVLVRVAVVIVEADAVVDVEATVVVTAAAVVTVVVSTAGVVVAGATIVGTAGIVVGAFVVVDEGAKVVVVEDGATVLVVVRIAVGVVRAAAVVIIGSGVVVVVGAAVVLVRAEVAVMVGSAIVALVGVGSVRAGSGDVVFVGAAVVLVRAAVVIVEADAVFDVEATVVVTGAAFVTVVVSTAGVVVVGATIVGTAGIVVGAVVVVDEGAKVVVVEDGATVLLVVRIAVGVVRAAAVVIIDSGVVVVVGAAVVLVRAAVAVMVGSPIVALVGVGSVRAGSGDVVVVGAAVVLVRAAVVILEADAVFDVEATVVVTGAAVVTVVVSTAGVVVVGATIVGTAGIVVGAVVVVDEGAKVVVVEDGATVLLVVRIAVGVVRAAAVVIIGSGVVVVIGAAVVLVRAALGVMVGPAVVALVGVGSVRAGSGDVVVVGAAVVLVRAAVVIVEADAVFDVEATVVVTGAAVVTVVVSTAGVVVVGATIVGTAGIVVGAVVVVDEGAKVVVVEDGATVLLVVRIAVGVVRAAAVVIIGSGVVVVIGAAVVLVRAALGVMVGPAVVALVGVGSVRAGSGDVVVVGESVVLVRAAVVIVEADAVVDVEATVVVTGAAVVTVVVSTAGVVVAGATIVGTAGVVVGAVEVVVVGAKVVVVEDGAAVVVVVRISVGVVGAAAVVIIGSGVVVVIGAAVVLVRAALGVMVGPAVVALVGVGSVRAGSGDVVVVGAAVVLVRAAVVIVEADAVVDVEATVVVTGAAVVTVVVSTAGVVVAGATIVGTAGVVVGAVEVVVVGAKVVVVEDGAAVVVVVRISVGVVGAAAVVIIDSGVVVVVGAAVVLVRAAVAVMVGSAIVALVGVGSVRAGSGDVVVVGAAVVLVRAAVVIVELDAVFDVEATVVVTGAAVVTVVVSTAGVVVAGATIVGTAGVVVGAVEVVVVGAKVVVVEDGAAVVVVVRISVGVVGAAAVVIIDSGVVVVVGAAVVLVRAAVAVIVGSPIVALVGVGSVRAGSGDVVVVGAAVVLVRAAVVIVEADAVFDVEATVVVTGAAVVTVVVSTSGVVVVGATIV; encoded by the exons ATGGTTGACAGAGAAGCTACAATTGTTGTAGCAGGAGATGTAGTTGTGGTTGTTGTAGTAAGTACAGAAGGTGTAAAGGTCGTGGGAGCAGCAGTTGCAGGAACTGCAGGTGATGTagtaggtgctgttgttgtggttgtcgtaggagctgaagatGTAGTTGTTGTAGAAGGTGCTGCAGATGTTGCTTTATTAGGAACAGCAtatgttgtaggagctgcagttgctGTTGTGTTAGGTTCTGCAGTCATAGCAGTCGTAGGAGTAGGTTCTGTCAGAGAATGTTCTGGAGATGAAGTGGTCATTGGAGCAGCCGTTGTTttagttagagctgcagtggtTATCATAGAGGCAGATGCTGTGGTTAACGTagaagctacagttgttgtaacaGGAGCTGCAGTTGTGACTGTTGTAGTAAGTACAGCAGGTGTAGTGGTAGCTGGAGCTACAATTGTAGGAACTGCAGGTATTGCAGTAGGTGCTGTTGaagtggttgtcgtaggagctaaAGTTGTAGTTGTTGAAGATGGTGCTGCAGTCGTGGTGGTCGTAAGAATATCAGTTGGTGTTGTCGGAGATGCAGCAGTTGTCATAATAGATTCAGGAGTTGTAGTGGTCGTTGGAGCAGCAGTTGTTttagttagagctgcagtggCTGTCATGGTAGGTTCTGCAATCGTAGCATTAGTAGGAGTAGGTTCTGTCAGAGCAGGTTCTGGAGATGTAGTGGTCGTTGGAGCAGCCGTTGTTTTAGTTAGAGTTGCAGTGGTTATCGTAGAGGCAGATGCTGTGGTTGACGTagaagctacagttgttgtaacaGCAGCTGCAGTTGTGACTGTTGTAGTAAGTACAGCAGGTGTAGTGGTAGCTGGAGCTACAATTGTAGGAACTGcaggtattgtagtaggtgcTTTCGTCGTGGTTGACGAGGGAGCTAAAGTTGTAGTTGTTGAAGATGGTGCTACAGTCTTGGTGGTCGTAAGAATAGCAGTTGGTGTAGTCAGAGCTGCAGCAGTTGTCATAATAGGTTCAGGAGTTGTAGTGGTCGTTGGAGCAGCAGTTGTTTTAGTTAGAGCTGAAGTGGCTGTCATGGTAGGTTCTGCAATCGTAGCATTAGTAGGAGTAGGTTCTGTCAGAGCAGGTTCTGGAGATGTAGTGTTCGTTGGAGCAGCCGTTGTTttagttagagctgcagtggtAATCGTAGAGGCAGATGCTGTGTTTGACGTagaagctacagttgttgtaacaGGAGCTGCATTTGTGACTGTTGTAGTAAGTACAGCAGGTGTAGTGGTAGTTGGAGCTACAATTGTAGGAACTGcaggtattgtagtag GTGCAGTTGTTGTGGTTGACGAGGGAGCTAAAGTTGTAGTTGTTGAAGATGGTGCTACAGTCTTGTTGGTCGTAAGAATAGCAGTTGGTGTAGTCAGAGCTGCAGCAGTTGTCATAATAGATTCAGGAGTTGTAGTGGTCGTTGGAGCAGCAGTTGTTttagttagagctgcagtggCTGTCATGGTAGGTTCTCCAATCGTAGCATTAGTAGGAGTAGGTTCTGTCAGAGCAGGTTCTGGAGATGTAGTGGTCGTTGGAGCAGCCGTTGTTttagttagagctgcagtggtAATCCTAGAGGCAGATGCTGTGTTTGACGTagaagctacagttgttgtaacaGGAGCTGCAGTTGTGACTGTTGTAGTAAGTACAGCAGGTGTAGTGGTAGTTGGAGCTACAATTGTAGGAACTGcaggtattgtagtaggtgcaGTTGTTGTGGTTGACGAGGGAGCTAAAGTTGTAGTTGTTGAAGATGGTGCTACAGTCTTGTTGGTCGTAAGAATAGCAGTTGGTGTAGTCAGAGCTGCAGCAGTTGTCATAATAGGTTCAGGAGTTGTAGTGGTAATTGGAGCAGCAGTTGTTTTAGTTAGAGCTGCACTGGGTGTCATGGTAGGTCCTGCAGTCGTAGCATTAGTAGGAGTAGGTTCTGTCAGAGCAGGTTCTGGAGATGTAGTGGTCGTTGGAGCAGCCGTTGTTttagttagagctgcagtggtAATCGTAGAGGCAGATGCTGTGTTTGACGTagaagctacagttgttgtaacaGGAGCTGCAGTTGTGACTGTTGTAGTAAGTACAGCAGGTGTAGTGGTAGTTGGAGCTACAATTGTAGGAACTGcaggtattgtagtag gtgcaGTTGTTGTGGTTGACGAGGGAGCTAAAGTTGTAGTTGTTGAAGATGGTGCTACAGTCTTGTTGGTCGTAAGAATAGCAGTTGGTGTAGTCAGAGCTGCAGCAGTTGTCATAATAGGTTCAGGAGTTGTAGTGGTAATTGGAGCAGCAGTTGTTTTAGTTAGAGCTGCACTGGGTGTCATGGTAGGTCCTGCAGTCGTAGCATTAGTAGGAGTAGGTTCTGTCAGAGCAGGTTCTGGAGATGTAGTGGTCGTTGGAGAATCCGTTGTTttagttagagctgcagtggtAATCGTAGAGGCAGATGCTGTGGTTGACGTagaagctacagttgttgtaacaGGAGCTGCAGTTGTGACTGTTGTAGTAAGTACAGCAGGTGTAGTGGTAGCTGGAGCTACAATTGTAGGAACTGCAGGTGTTGTAGTAGGTGCTGTTGaagtggttgtcgtaggagctaaAGTTGTAGTTGTTGAAGATGGTGCTGCAGTCGTGGTGGTCGTAAGAATATCAGTTGGTGTTGTCGGAGCTGCAGCAGTTGTCATAATAGGTTCAGGAGTTGTAGTGGTAATTGGAGCAGCAGTTGTTTTAGTTAGAGCTGCACTGGGTGTCATGGTAGGTCCTGCAGTCGTAGCATTAGTAGGAGTAGGTTCTGTCAGAGCAGGTTCTGGAGATGTAGTGGTCGTTGGAGCAGCCGTTGTTttagttagagctgcagtggtAATCGTAGAGGCAGATGCTGTGGTTGACGTagaagctacagttgttgtaacaGGAGCTGCAGTTGTGACTGTTGTAGTAAGTACAGCAGGTGTAGTGGTAGCTGGAGCTACAATTGTAGGAACTGCAGGTGTTGTAGTAGGTGCTGTTGaagtggttgtcgtaggagctaaAGTTGTAGTTGTTGAAGATGGTGCTGCAGTCGTGGTGGTCGTAAGAATATCAGTTGGTGTTGTCGGAGCTGCAGCAGTTGTCATAATAGATTCAGGAGTTGTAGTGGTCGTTGGAGCAGCAGTTGTTttagttagagctgcagtggCTGTCATGGTAGGTTCTGCAATCGTAGCATTAGTAGGAGTCGGTTCTGTCAGAGCAGGTTCTGGAGATGTAGTGGTCGTTGGAGCAGCCGTTGTTttagttagagctgcagtggtAATCGTAGAGCTAGATGCTGTGTTTGACGTagaagctacagttgttgtaacaGGAGCTGCAGTTGTGACTGTTGTAGTAAGTACAGCAGGTGTAGTGGTAGCTGGAGCTACAATTGTAGGAACTGCAGGTGTTGTAGTAGGTGCTGTTGaagtggttgtcgtaggagctaaAGTTGTAGTTGTTGAAGATGGTGCTGCAGTCGTGGTGGTCGTAAGAATATCAGTTGGTGTTGTCGGAGCTGCAGCAGTTGTCATAATAG ATTCAGGAGTTGTAGTGGTCGTTGGAGCAGCAGTTGTTttagttagagctgcagtggCTGTCATTGTAGGTTCTCCAATCGTAGCATTAGTAGGAGTAGGTTCTGTCAGAGCAGGTTCTGGAGATGTAGTGGTCGTTGGAGCAGCCGTTGTTttagttagagctgcagtggtAATCGTAGAGGCAGATGCTGTGTTTGACGTagaagctacagttgttgtaacaGGAGCTGCAGTTGTGACTGTTGTAGTAagtacatcaggtgtagtggtaGTTGGAGCTACAATTGTATGA
- the LOC127909356 gene encoding uncharacterized protein LOC127909356 isoform X5: protein MVDREATIVVAGDVVVVVVVSTEGVKVVGAAVAGTAGDVVGAVVVVVVGAEDVVVVEGAADVALLGTAYVVGAAVAVVLGSAVIAVVGVGSVRECSGDEVVIGAAVVLVRAAVVIIEADAVVNVEATVVVTGAAVVTVVVSTAGVVVAGATIVGTAGIAVGAVEVVVVGAKVVVVEDGAAVVVVVRISVGVVGDAAVVIIDSGVVVVVGAAVVLVRAAVAVMVGSAIVALVGVGSVRAGSGDVVVVGAAVVLVRVAVVIVEADAVVDVEATVVVTAAAVVTVVVSTAGVVVAGATIVGTAGIVVGAFVVVDEGAKVVVVEDGATVLVVVRIAVGVVRAAAVVIIGSGVVVVVGAAVVLVRAEVAVMVGSAIVALVGVGSVRAGSGDVVFVGAAVVLVRAAVVIVEADAVFDVEATVVVTGAAFVTVVVSTAGVVVVGATIVGTAGIVVGAVVVVDEGAKVVVVEDGATVLLVVRIAVGVVRAAAVVIIDSGVVVVVGAAVVLVRAAVAVMVGSPIVALVGVGSVRAGSGDVVVVGAAVVLVRAAVVILEADAVFDVEATVVVTGAAVVTVVVSTAGVVVVGATIVGTAGIVVGAVVVVDEGAKVVVVEDGATVLLVVRIAVGVVRAAAVVIIGSGVVVVIGAAVVLVRAALGVMVGPAVVALVGVGSVRAGSGDVVVVGAAVVLVRAAVVIVEADAVFDVEATVVVTGAAVVTVVVSTAGVVVVGATIVGTAGIVVGAVVVVDEGAKVVVVEDGATVLLVVRIAVGVVRAAAVVIIGSGVVVVIGAAVVLVRAALGVMVGPAVVALVGVGSVRAGSGDVVVVGESVVLVRAAVVIVEADAVVDVEATVVVTGAAVVTVVVSTAGVVVAGATIVGTAGVVVGAVEVVVVGAKVVVVEDGAAVVVVVRISVGVVGAAAVVIIGSGVVVVIGAAVVLVRAALGVMVGPAVVALVGVGSVRAGSGDVVVVGAAVVLVRAAVVIVEADAVVDVEATVVVTGAAVVTVVVSTAGVVVAGATIVGTAGVVVGAVEVVVVGAKVVVVEDGAAVVVVVRISVGVVGAAAVVIIDSGVVVVVGAAVVLVRAAVAVMVGSAIVALVGVGSVRAGSGDVVVVGAAVVLVRAAVVIVELDAVFDVEATVVVTGAAVVTVVVSTAGVVVAGATIVGTAGVVVGAVEVVVVGAKVVVVEDGAAVVVVVRISVGVVGAAAVVIIDSGVVVVVGAAVVLVRAAVAVMVGSTIVALVGVGSVRAGSGDVVVVGAAVVLVRAAVVIVEADAVFDVEATVVVTGAAVVTVVVSTAGVVVVGATIVGTAGIVVGAVVVVDEGAKVVVVEDGATVLLVVRIAVGVVRAAAVVIIDSGVVVVVGAAVVLVRAAVAVIVGSPIVALVGVGSVRAGSGDVVVVGAAVVLVRAAVVIVEADAVFDVEATVVVTGAAVVTVVVSTSGVVVVGATIV from the exons ATGGTTGACAGAGAAGCTACAATTGTTGTAGCAGGAGATGTAGTTGTGGTTGTTGTAGTAAGTACAGAAGGTGTAAAGGTCGTGGGAGCAGCAGTTGCAGGAACTGCAGGTGATGTagtaggtgctgttgttgtggttgtcgtaggagctgaagatGTAGTTGTTGTAGAAGGTGCTGCAGATGTTGCTTTATTAGGAACAGCAtatgttgtaggagctgcagttgctGTTGTGTTAGGTTCTGCAGTCATAGCAGTCGTAGGAGTAGGTTCTGTCAGAGAATGTTCTGGAGATGAAGTGGTCATTGGAGCAGCCGTTGTTttagttagagctgcagtggtTATCATAGAGGCAGATGCTGTGGTTAACGTagaagctacagttgttgtaacaGGAGCTGCAGTTGTGACTGTTGTAGTAAGTACAGCAGGTGTAGTGGTAGCTGGAGCTACAATTGTAGGAACTGCAGGTATTGCAGTAGGTGCTGTTGaagtggttgtcgtaggagctaaAGTTGTAGTTGTTGAAGATGGTGCTGCAGTCGTGGTGGTCGTAAGAATATCAGTTGGTGTTGTCGGAGATGCAGCAGTTGTCATAATAGATTCAGGAGTTGTAGTGGTCGTTGGAGCAGCAGTTGTTttagttagagctgcagtggCTGTCATGGTAGGTTCTGCAATCGTAGCATTAGTAGGAGTAGGTTCTGTCAGAGCAGGTTCTGGAGATGTAGTGGTCGTTGGAGCAGCCGTTGTTTTAGTTAGAGTTGCAGTGGTTATCGTAGAGGCAGATGCTGTGGTTGACGTagaagctacagttgttgtaacaGCAGCTGCAGTTGTGACTGTTGTAGTAAGTACAGCAGGTGTAGTGGTAGCTGGAGCTACAATTGTAGGAACTGcaggtattgtagtaggtgcTTTCGTCGTGGTTGACGAGGGAGCTAAAGTTGTAGTTGTTGAAGATGGTGCTACAGTCTTGGTGGTCGTAAGAATAGCAGTTGGTGTAGTCAGAGCTGCAGCAGTTGTCATAATAGGTTCAGGAGTTGTAGTGGTCGTTGGAGCAGCAGTTGTTTTAGTTAGAGCTGAAGTGGCTGTCATGGTAGGTTCTGCAATCGTAGCATTAGTAGGAGTAGGTTCTGTCAGAGCAGGTTCTGGAGATGTAGTGTTCGTTGGAGCAGCCGTTGTTttagttagagctgcagtggtAATCGTAGAGGCAGATGCTGTGTTTGACGTagaagctacagttgttgtaacaGGAGCTGCATTTGTGACTGTTGTAGTAAGTACAGCAGGTGTAGTGGTAGTTGGAGCTACAATTGTAGGAACTGcaggtattgtagtag GTGCAGTTGTTGTGGTTGACGAGGGAGCTAAAGTTGTAGTTGTTGAAGATGGTGCTACAGTCTTGTTGGTCGTAAGAATAGCAGTTGGTGTAGTCAGAGCTGCAGCAGTTGTCATAATAGATTCAGGAGTTGTAGTGGTCGTTGGAGCAGCAGTTGTTttagttagagctgcagtggCTGTCATGGTAGGTTCTCCAATCGTAGCATTAGTAGGAGTAGGTTCTGTCAGAGCAGGTTCTGGAGATGTAGTGGTCGTTGGAGCAGCCGTTGTTttagttagagctgcagtggtAATCCTAGAGGCAGATGCTGTGTTTGACGTagaagctacagttgttgtaacaGGAGCTGCAGTTGTGACTGTTGTAGTAAGTACAGCAGGTGTAGTGGTAGTTGGAGCTACAATTGTAGGAACTGcaggtattgtagtaggtgcaGTTGTTGTGGTTGACGAGGGAGCTAAAGTTGTAGTTGTTGAAGATGGTGCTACAGTCTTGTTGGTCGTAAGAATAGCAGTTGGTGTAGTCAGAGCTGCAGCAGTTGTCATAATAGGTTCAGGAGTTGTAGTGGTAATTGGAGCAGCAGTTGTTTTAGTTAGAGCTGCACTGGGTGTCATGGTAGGTCCTGCAGTCGTAGCATTAGTAGGAGTAGGTTCTGTCAGAGCAGGTTCTGGAGATGTAGTGGTCGTTGGAGCAGCCGTTGTTttagttagagctgcagtggtAATCGTAGAGGCAGATGCTGTGTTTGACGTagaagctacagttgttgtaacaGGAGCTGCAGTTGTGACTGTTGTAGTAAGTACAGCAGGTGTAGTGGTAGTTGGAGCTACAATTGTAGGAACTGcaggtattgtagtag gtgcaGTTGTTGTGGTTGACGAGGGAGCTAAAGTTGTAGTTGTTGAAGATGGTGCTACAGTCTTGTTGGTCGTAAGAATAGCAGTTGGTGTAGTCAGAGCTGCAGCAGTTGTCATAATAGGTTCAGGAGTTGTAGTGGTAATTGGAGCAGCAGTTGTTTTAGTTAGAGCTGCACTGGGTGTCATGGTAGGTCCTGCAGTCGTAGCATTAGTAGGAGTAGGTTCTGTCAGAGCAGGTTCTGGAGATGTAGTGGTCGTTGGAGAATCCGTTGTTttagttagagctgcagtggtAATCGTAGAGGCAGATGCTGTGGTTGACGTagaagctacagttgttgtaacaGGAGCTGCAGTTGTGACTGTTGTAGTAAGTACAGCAGGTGTAGTGGTAGCTGGAGCTACAATTGTAGGAACTGCAGGTGTTGTAGTAGGTGCTGTTGaagtggttgtcgtaggagctaaAGTTGTAGTTGTTGAAGATGGTGCTGCAGTCGTGGTGGTCGTAAGAATATCAGTTGGTGTTGTCGGAGCTGCAGCAGTTGTCATAATAGGTTCAGGAGTTGTAGTGGTAATTGGAGCAGCAGTTGTTTTAGTTAGAGCTGCACTGGGTGTCATGGTAGGTCCTGCAGTCGTAGCATTAGTAGGAGTAGGTTCTGTCAGAGCAGGTTCTGGAGATGTAGTGGTCGTTGGAGCAGCCGTTGTTttagttagagctgcagtggtAATCGTAGAGGCAGATGCTGTGGTTGACGTagaagctacagttgttgtaacaGGAGCTGCAGTTGTGACTGTTGTAGTAAGTACAGCAGGTGTAGTGGTAGCTGGAGCTACAATTGTAGGAACTGCAGGTGTTGTAGTAGGTGCTGTTGaagtggttgtcgtaggagctaaAGTTGTAGTTGTTGAAGATGGTGCTGCAGTCGTGGTGGTCGTAAGAATATCAGTTGGTGTTGTCGGAGCTGCAGCAGTTGTCATAATAGATTCAGGAGTTGTAGTGGTCGTTGGAGCAGCAGTTGTTttagttagagctgcagtggCTGTCATGGTAGGTTCTGCAATCGTAGCATTAGTAGGAGTCGGTTCTGTCAGAGCAGGTTCTGGAGATGTAGTGGTCGTTGGAGCAGCCGTTGTTttagttagagctgcagtggtAATCGTAGAGCTAGATGCTGTGTTTGACGTagaagctacagttgttgtaacaGGAGCTGCAGTTGTGACTGTTGTAGTAAGTACAGCAGGTGTAGTGGTAGCTGGAGCTACAATTGTAGGAACTGCAGGTGTTGTAGTAGGTGCTGTTGaagtggttgtcgtaggagctaaAGTTGTAGTTGTTGAAGATGGTGCTGCAGTCGTGGTGGTCGTAAGAATATCAGTTGGTGTTGTCGGAGCTGCAGCAGTTGTCATAATAG ATTCAGGAGTTGTAGTGGTCGTTGGAGCAGCAGTTGTTttagttagagctgcagtggCTGTCATGGTAGGTTCTACAATCGTAGCATTAGTAGGAGTAGGTTCTGTCAGAGCAGGTTCTGGAGATGTAGTGGTCGTTGGAGCAGCCGTTGTTttagttagagctgcagtggtAATCGTAGAGGCAGATGCTGTGTTTGACGTagaagctacagttgttgtaacaGGAGCTGCAGTTGTGACTGTTGTAGTAAGTACAGCAGGTGTAGTGGTAGTTGGAGCTACAATTGTAGGAACTGcaggtattgtagtaggtgcaGTTGTTGTGGTTGACGAGGGAGCTAAAGTTGTAGTTGTTGAAGATGGTGCTACAGTCTTGTTGGTCGTAAGAATAGCAGTTGGTGTAGTCAGAGCTGCAGCAGTTGTCATAATAG ATTCAGGAGTTGTAGTGGTCGTTGGAGCAGCAGTTGTTttagttagagctgcagtggCTGTCATTGTAGGTTCTCCAATCGTAGCATTAGTAGGAGTAGGTTCTGTCAGAGCAGGTTCTGGAGATGTAGTGGTCGTTGGAGCAGCCGTTGTTttagttagagctgcagtggtAATCGTAGAGGCAGATGCTGTGTTTGACGTagaagctacagttgttgtaacaGGAGCTGCAGTTGTGACTGTTGTAGTAagtacatcaggtgtagtggtaGTTGGAGCTACAATTGTATGA